In a genomic window of Streptomyces pristinaespiralis:
- a CDS encoding DAK2 domain-containing protein, producing the protein MPQSLDASAVRDWCSLALESLGREREEIDAINVYPVADGDTGTNLYLTVESAAQAVEAVFAAHETGHTSPALADVIRAMAHGALIGARGNSGTILAQLLRGMAERLGDGDHLAGALRRASELAREAVAHPVEGTILSVAGAAADAAENAPTDALRAAYAGARAALDATPGQLAVLERAGVVDAGGQGLLTVLGALVQAVSGEAPPAAAHAHARPARQNRTAEPCSDSGPAFEVIYLLEADDEAVARLRTRLDGLGDSLVVVGGDGLWNVHVHVDDAGAAVEAGVEAGRPYRIRITHFDTAADPAPREQAQRAVVAVVQGEGLADLYGRAGATTVLARPGEPPASGELVEAIRRAHAREVVLLPNDTSLRHTAAAAAEQARTAGVRVALIPTRSAVQGIAALAVHAPDRRFDEDVVAMTAAAGATRYAELAVAEHRSWTSAGVCQAGDVLGLIDGDVAVIGEDLTETALTLLDRMLSSGGELVTLVLGGTAPEGLSDRLESHVREGYLAVDTITYEGGGDGTTPLLIGVE; encoded by the coding sequence GTGCCGCAGAGTCTCGACGCCTCGGCCGTACGCGACTGGTGCTCCCTGGCGCTGGAGTCCCTGGGCCGGGAGCGCGAGGAGATCGACGCGATCAACGTGTACCCCGTCGCCGACGGGGACACCGGCACGAATCTCTACCTGACCGTGGAGTCCGCCGCGCAGGCCGTGGAGGCCGTGTTCGCCGCCCACGAGACGGGGCACACCTCGCCCGCCCTCGCCGACGTGATCCGGGCCATGGCCCACGGCGCCCTCATCGGCGCCCGCGGCAACTCGGGCACGATCCTCGCCCAGCTCCTGCGCGGCATGGCCGAACGGCTCGGTGACGGAGATCACCTGGCGGGGGCGCTGCGGCGGGCCTCGGAACTGGCGCGTGAGGCGGTGGCGCACCCCGTCGAGGGAACCATCCTCAGCGTCGCCGGGGCAGCGGCGGACGCCGCGGAGAACGCCCCTACCGACGCCCTGCGGGCCGCCTACGCGGGCGCTCGGGCGGCGCTGGACGCCACCCCCGGCCAACTCGCCGTGCTGGAACGCGCGGGCGTCGTGGACGCCGGCGGACAGGGGCTGCTGACCGTCCTCGGGGCGCTGGTGCAGGCCGTCTCCGGCGAGGCGCCGCCGGCCGCCGCGCACGCCCACGCACGGCCGGCCCGGCAGAACCGGACGGCCGAGCCCTGCTCCGACAGCGGCCCCGCCTTCGAAGTGATCTACCTCCTCGAAGCGGACGACGAGGCCGTCGCCCGACTGCGGACACGGCTCGACGGGCTGGGCGACTCCCTCGTCGTCGTCGGCGGCGACGGCCTGTGGAACGTCCACGTCCACGTGGACGACGCCGGTGCGGCCGTGGAAGCCGGTGTCGAGGCGGGACGGCCCTACCGGATCCGGATCACGCACTTCGACACGGCGGCCGACCCGGCCCCGCGGGAGCAGGCCCAGCGGGCCGTCGTCGCAGTCGTGCAGGGCGAGGGGCTGGCGGACCTGTACGGGCGGGCCGGCGCGACCACGGTCCTGGCCCGCCCGGGAGAGCCGCCGGCCAGCGGCGAACTCGTCGAGGCGATCCGCCGGGCGCACGCCCGCGAGGTCGTCCTCCTCCCCAACGACACGTCCCTGCGCCACACGGCCGCCGCGGCCGCGGAACAGGCCCGCACGGCAGGTGTCCGCGTCGCCCTGATCCCGACCCGCTCCGCGGTCCAGGGCATCGCGGCCCTCGCCGTCCACGCACCGGACCGCCGCTTCGACGAGGACGTCGTCGCGATGACCGCCGCGGCCGGGGCGACGCGCTACGCCGAACTGGCCGTGGCGGAACACCGGTCATGGACCTCGGCGGGCGTGTGCCAGGCCGGCGACGTGCTGGGCCTGATCGACGGCGACGTCGCCGTGATCGGCGAGGACCTGACCGAGACGGCTTTGACCCTGCTGGACCGCATGCTCTCCTCGGGCGGCGAACTGGTCACGCTCGTCCTGGGCGGAACAGCGCCGGAAGGACTGTCCGACCGGCTGGAGTCCCATGTCCGCGAGGGGTACCTGGCGGTGGACACGATCACGTACGAGGGCGGCGGGGACGGGACGACGCCGCTGCTGATCGGGGTGGAGTAG
- the rpmB gene encoding 50S ribosomal protein L28, whose product MAANCDVCGKGPGFGNNISHSHRRTSRRWNPNIQRVRAVVGRTPKRLNVCTSCIKAGKVSR is encoded by the coding sequence GTGGCTGCCAACTGCGACGTCTGCGGCAAGGGGCCGGGCTTCGGCAACAACATTTCGCACTCGCACCGCCGTACGTCCCGTCGCTGGAACCCGAACATCCAGCGTGTGCGTGCAGTGGTCGGTCGGACGCCGAAGCGGCTCAACGTCTGCACCTCGTGCATCAAGGCCGGCAAGGTCTCGCGCTAA
- the thiD gene encoding bifunctional hydroxymethylpyrimidine kinase/phosphomethylpyrimidine kinase, which produces MDIPPRVLTVAGSDSGGGAGIQADLKTMLALGVHGMSVLTAITAQNSLGVQGAWELPVEAVRAQYRSVVDDIGVQAVKTGMLSSAELVETVAELLAGTDAPVVVDPVGVSKHGDPLLAASALDSLRTKLLPTATVATPNLDEVAQLTGIEVGDEAGMRRAAEAVLGFGPRWALIKGGHLAGDAVDLLTDGEEEHWLRAPRHDNRHTHGTGCTLASAVASGLAQGLTVPEAVHAAKEYVTGAIAAGFALGAGIGPVDHGWRFR; this is translated from the coding sequence ATGGACATACCCCCTCGCGTGCTCACCGTCGCCGGATCCGATTCCGGCGGCGGTGCGGGCATTCAGGCCGACCTCAAGACCATGCTGGCCCTCGGTGTGCACGGCATGAGCGTGCTGACCGCGATCACCGCCCAGAACTCCCTGGGCGTCCAGGGCGCGTGGGAGCTGCCCGTCGAGGCGGTGCGCGCCCAGTACCGGAGCGTCGTCGACGACATCGGCGTACAGGCCGTGAAGACCGGGATGCTGTCCTCCGCCGAACTGGTCGAGACGGTCGCGGAGCTGCTCGCCGGCACGGACGCGCCCGTGGTCGTCGACCCGGTGGGCGTCTCCAAGCACGGTGACCCGCTGCTGGCCGCCTCCGCGCTCGACTCCCTGCGGACGAAGCTGCTGCCGACCGCGACCGTGGCCACGCCCAACCTGGACGAGGTGGCCCAGCTGACCGGCATCGAGGTCGGCGACGAGGCGGGCATGCGCCGGGCCGCGGAGGCCGTCCTCGGATTCGGGCCCCGCTGGGCGCTGATCAAGGGCGGGCACCTGGCCGGCGACGCGGTGGACCTGCTCACGGACGGCGAGGAGGAGCACTGGCTGCGCGCCCCGCGCCACGACAACCGCCACACCCACGGCACGGGCTGCACGCTCGCGTCCGCGGTGGCCTCGGGTCTGGCACAGGGCCTGACCGTCCCGGAAGCCGTCCACGCGGCCAAGGAGTACGTCACGGGGGCGATCGCGGCGGGCTTCGCGCTGGGCGCGGGGATCGGCCCGGTGGATCACGGCTGGCGCTTCCGCTAG
- a CDS encoding thiamine-phosphate kinase — MKGTVGELGEFGLIKELTAKLTTTPAVRLGPGDDAAVVAAPDRRVVASTDILLEGRHFRRDWSTAYDVGRKAAAQNLADIAAMGAVPTALLLGLVVPAELPVTWATELMDGIRDECQVAGAAVVGGDVVRGETITIAITALGDLRNHEPVTRAGAQSGDVVAYTGWLGWSAAGHAVLSRGFRSPRAFVEAHRRPEPPYHAGPAAAGLGATAMCDISDGLVADLGHIAEASKVRIDLRSGLIDIPTQMSDIGQAVGVDPLQWVLTGGEDHAIVATFPPDVKLPARWKVIGEVLNPSALPQVTVDGAPWTNKGGWDHFGGIEDGK, encoded by the coding sequence GTGAAGGGAACTGTGGGCGAGTTGGGGGAGTTCGGTCTCATCAAGGAACTCACCGCCAAGCTCACCACCACCCCCGCGGTGCGGCTCGGACCGGGCGACGACGCCGCGGTCGTGGCCGCACCCGACCGACGGGTCGTGGCCAGTACGGACATCCTGCTGGAGGGGCGGCACTTCCGCCGCGACTGGTCCACCGCGTACGACGTGGGACGCAAGGCGGCCGCGCAGAACCTGGCCGACATCGCCGCGATGGGCGCCGTGCCGACCGCGCTGCTCCTCGGGCTCGTCGTCCCGGCCGAACTTCCCGTCACCTGGGCCACCGAGCTGATGGACGGCATCCGCGACGAGTGCCAGGTCGCGGGGGCCGCCGTCGTCGGCGGCGACGTCGTCCGCGGCGAGACGATCACCATCGCGATCACGGCACTGGGCGATCTGCGCAACCACGAACCGGTGACCCGCGCGGGCGCGCAGTCCGGCGATGTCGTCGCCTACACCGGCTGGTTGGGCTGGTCAGCGGCCGGGCACGCCGTCCTGTCGCGCGGTTTCCGCTCCCCGCGGGCCTTCGTCGAGGCGCACCGCAGGCCGGAGCCGCCGTACCACGCGGGTCCCGCGGCCGCCGGGCTCGGCGCCACCGCGATGTGCGACATCAGCGACGGGCTCGTCGCCGACCTCGGACACATCGCCGAGGCCAGCAAGGTCCGGATCGACCTGAGATCGGGTCTCATCGACATCCCCACGCAGATGAGCGACATCGGCCAGGCCGTCGGCGTCGACCCGCTGCAGTGGGTGCTGACCGGGGGAGAGGACCACGCGATCGTGGCCACCTTCCCGCCGGACGTGAAGCTGCCCGCCCGCTGGAAGGTCATCGGCGAGGTGCTCAACCCGTCGGCGCTGCCCCAGGTGACCGTCGACGGGGCTCCGTGGACGAACAAGGGCGGCTGGGACCACTTCGGGGGCATCGAGGACGGCAAGTAG
- a CDS encoding Lrp/AsnC family transcriptional regulator, which translates to MVQAYILIQTEVGKASTVAEAIGKIPGVIQAEDVTGPYDVIVRAQADTVDDLGRMVVAKVQQVDGITRTLTCPVVHI; encoded by the coding sequence GTGGTACAGGCGTACATCCTCATTCAGACCGAGGTGGGCAAGGCGTCGACAGTCGCCGAGGCCATCGGAAAGATTCCCGGTGTGATCCAGGCCGAGGATGTGACCGGGCCGTACGACGTGATCGTGCGCGCGCAGGCCGACACCGTCGACGACCTGGGTCGCATGGTGGTCGCCAAGGTCCAGCAAGTGGACGGCATCACCCGCACCCTGACCTGCCCGGTCGTGCACATCTAG
- a CDS encoding DUF3515 domain-containing protein: MTSFGRRSLILSAAAVLVAAAGCSSTDASASITVPSPPAEEAALCRALDGELPDSVDGHDRDDPEPSSELTAGWGDAAIVLRCGVARPVGMSDPQGQGVEVDGVNWLLEERDDGPRFTTTYRETYVEVTLGGRYMHDIGPLTDLAGPVKKTVPATL, encoded by the coding sequence GTGACGTCTTTCGGCCGCCGGTCCCTGATCCTGTCCGCAGCCGCCGTACTGGTGGCCGCCGCGGGCTGCTCCTCCACGGACGCGTCGGCGTCGATCACGGTTCCCAGCCCCCCGGCCGAGGAAGCGGCCCTGTGCCGCGCGCTGGACGGGGAGCTGCCGGACTCGGTCGACGGGCACGACCGCGACGACCCCGAGCCGTCGTCCGAACTCACCGCCGGCTGGGGCGATGCCGCGATCGTACTGCGCTGCGGTGTGGCCCGGCCGGTGGGGATGAGCGATCCGCAGGGACAGGGGGTCGAGGTGGACGGCGTCAACTGGCTGCTGGAGGAGCGGGACGACGGCCCCCGCTTCACCACCACGTACCGCGAGACGTACGTGGAGGTCACCCTCGGCGGCCGGTACATGCACGACATCGGCCCGCTCACAGACCTGGCCGGGCCCGTCAAGAAGACGGTCCCGGCCACGCTTTGA
- a CDS encoding D-alanine--D-alanine ligase family protein, translating into MSTENLPQSPEQQLRKPRVAVVFGGRSSEHGISVVTAGAVLRAIDRTKYDVLPIGITADGRWALTADEPERMAITDRRTPNVEELAESDEGGVVLSVDPGSREVVYSEPGSVPKALGEVDAVFPMLHGPYGEDGTLQGLLELSGVPYVGSGVLASAVGQDKEYMKRVFVSFGLPVGPYEVIRPREWANDPAAARKKIVDFAGEHGWPLFIKPARGGSSMGITKVDDLAGLDDAIAEAQRHDPKILVESLLRGREIECGVLEFEDGPRASVPAEIPPVTSHDFYDFEAKYIDSAAGLVPAPLTDEQTAEVQRLAVAAFDAASCEGLVRADFFLTEDGEFVINEINTMPGFTPISMYPRMWQESGVAYTELVDRLIQAALTRSTGLR; encoded by the coding sequence ATGAGCACCGAGAACCTCCCCCAGAGCCCCGAGCAGCAGCTCCGCAAGCCGCGCGTAGCCGTCGTCTTCGGCGGCCGCAGCTCCGAACACGGGATCTCCGTGGTCACCGCGGGCGCGGTGCTGCGGGCCATCGACCGCACCAAGTACGACGTCCTGCCGATCGGCATCACCGCCGACGGCCGGTGGGCGCTCACCGCCGACGAGCCGGAGCGGATGGCGATCACCGACCGCCGGACGCCGAACGTCGAGGAGCTCGCAGAGTCCGACGAGGGCGGCGTGGTGCTCTCCGTCGACCCCGGCAGCCGTGAGGTCGTCTACAGCGAGCCCGGCTCCGTGCCCAAGGCGCTCGGCGAGGTCGACGCCGTCTTCCCCATGCTGCACGGCCCGTACGGCGAGGACGGCACGCTCCAGGGCCTGCTCGAACTCTCCGGCGTCCCGTACGTCGGCTCCGGTGTGCTCGCCTCGGCCGTCGGCCAGGACAAGGAGTACATGAAGCGGGTCTTCGTCTCCTTCGGCCTGCCCGTCGGCCCCTACGAGGTGATCCGGCCGCGCGAGTGGGCGAACGACCCGGCGGCCGCCCGTAAGAAGATCGTGGACTTCGCGGGCGAGCACGGCTGGCCGCTGTTCATCAAGCCCGCCCGCGGCGGTTCCTCCATGGGCATCACCAAGGTCGACGACCTGGCGGGGCTGGACGACGCGATCGCCGAGGCGCAGCGCCACGACCCCAAGATCCTCGTGGAGTCGCTGCTGCGGGGCCGTGAGATCGAGTGCGGCGTGCTCGAGTTCGAGGACGGCCCGCGCGCCAGTGTCCCGGCCGAGATCCCGCCGGTGACCTCCCACGACTTCTACGACTTCGAGGCCAAGTACATCGACTCGGCGGCCGGTCTGGTCCCCGCCCCGCTCACCGACGAGCAGACCGCAGAGGTGCAGCGGCTGGCGGTCGCGGCGTTCGACGCGGCGTCGTGCGAGGGCCTGGTCCGCGCGGACTTCTTCCTCACGGAGGACGGCGAGTTCGTCATCAACGAGATCAACACCATGCCGGGCTTCACCCCGATCTCCATGTACCCGCGGATGTGGCAGGAGAGCGGCGTCGCCTACACCGAACTGGTGGACCGGCTGATCCAGGCCGCCCTGACCCGCTCGACGGGACTGCGCTGA
- a CDS encoding NAD(P)H-dependent glycerol-3-phosphate dehydrogenase codes for MTKPVKAAVFGTGSWGTAFGMVLADAGCEVTLWGRRANLVDAVNTTRTNPDYLPGIELPQKLRATTDPAEALHEADFTVLAVPSQTLRGNLAAWAPKLPADTVLVSLMKGVELGTAKRMSEVVEEVAHVPADRVAVVTGPNLAKEIAQRRPAAAVVACRDEAVAQRLQAACHTPYFRPYTNTDVVGCELGGAVKNVIGLAVGIADGMGLGDNAKGSLITRGLAETTRLGLAMGADPLTFSGLAGLGDLVATCSSPLSRNHTFGTNLGRGMTLQETIAVTRQTAEGVKSCESVLDLARRHGVDMPITETVVGIVHEGKPPVVALKELMSRAAKPERR; via the coding sequence GTGACAAAGCCGGTCAAGGCCGCCGTCTTCGGAACGGGCTCGTGGGGCACGGCGTTCGGCATGGTGCTGGCGGACGCCGGCTGCGAGGTGACCCTGTGGGGACGCCGCGCCAACCTCGTCGACGCCGTCAACACCACCCGCACCAACCCCGACTATCTGCCCGGGATCGAGCTCCCGCAGAAACTGCGGGCCACCACGGACCCGGCGGAGGCGCTGCACGAGGCCGACTTCACCGTCCTCGCCGTCCCTTCCCAGACACTGCGCGGCAATCTCGCCGCATGGGCGCCGAAGCTGCCCGCCGACACCGTGCTCGTCTCCCTGATGAAGGGCGTCGAACTCGGCACCGCCAAGCGGATGAGCGAGGTCGTCGAGGAGGTCGCGCACGTGCCGGCCGACCGCGTCGCCGTGGTCACCGGCCCCAACCTCGCCAAGGAGATCGCGCAGCGCCGGCCCGCCGCCGCCGTGGTCGCCTGCCGTGACGAGGCCGTCGCGCAACGTCTCCAGGCGGCCTGTCACACCCCCTACTTCCGCCCGTACACCAACACCGACGTGGTGGGCTGCGAACTGGGCGGTGCGGTCAAGAACGTCATCGGCCTCGCCGTCGGCATCGCCGACGGCATGGGGCTCGGCGACAACGCCAAGGGCTCCCTGATCACCCGTGGTCTCGCGGAGACCACGCGGCTGGGCCTCGCCATGGGCGCCGACCCGCTGACGTTCTCCGGGCTCGCGGGCCTCGGCGACCTGGTGGCGACCTGCTCGTCGCCGCTGTCCCGCAACCACACCTTCGGCACCAACCTGGGCCGCGGGATGACGCTCCAGGAGACCATCGCCGTCACCAGGCAGACCGCGGAGGGCGTCAAGTCCTGCGAGTCGGTGCTGGACCTGGCCCGCCGGCACGGAGTGGACATGCCGATCACGGAAACGGTCGTCGGCATCGTGCACGAGGGGAAGCCGCCGGTCGTTGCTCTCAAGGAGTTGATGTCCCGCGCCGCCAAGCCCGAGCGACGCTGA
- a CDS encoding lysophospholipid acyltransferase family protein — protein MSRRRIGFWYRLAAVIAKPPLLLLFKRDWRGTEHIPVEGGFITAINHNSYLDMFSYGHFQYNTGRVPRFLAKAALFKTPVVGVLLRGTRQIPVYRESSNAVGAFRAAVDAVERGECVAFYPEGTLTRDPAMWPMTAKTGVARAALQTKAPVIPVAQWGANLAMPPYAKENKVRLFPRKTLQVQAGPPVDLSRFYDLDPTPEVLKAATEAIMAAVTEQLEELRGEKAPDKPFDLREVRAEQRRKAAGEEAK, from the coding sequence GTGTCCCGCCGTAGAATCGGCTTCTGGTACCGCCTGGCCGCGGTCATCGCAAAGCCGCCGCTGTTGCTTCTGTTCAAGCGGGACTGGCGGGGAACGGAACACATTCCGGTCGAGGGCGGATTCATCACTGCCATCAACCACAACTCGTACCTCGACATGTTCTCGTACGGGCACTTCCAGTACAACACCGGACGGGTCCCGCGGTTCCTGGCCAAAGCCGCGCTGTTCAAGACGCCCGTCGTCGGGGTCCTGCTGCGGGGCACCCGGCAGATCCCCGTCTACCGCGAGTCGTCCAACGCGGTCGGCGCCTTCCGGGCCGCCGTCGACGCGGTCGAGCGCGGCGAGTGCGTCGCCTTCTACCCGGAGGGCACGCTCACCCGCGATCCCGCGATGTGGCCGATGACCGCCAAGACGGGTGTGGCACGCGCCGCCCTGCAGACCAAGGCACCGGTCATCCCCGTCGCCCAGTGGGGCGCCAACTTGGCGATGCCGCCGTACGCCAAGGAGAACAAGGTCCGGCTCTTCCCGCGCAAGACGCTCCAGGTCCAGGCCGGCCCGCCGGTCGATCTTTCACGCTTCTACGACCTGGACCCCACGCCGGAAGTCCTGAAGGCCGCGACCGAGGCCATCATGGCCGCGGTCACGGAGCAGCTCGAGGAGCTGCGCGGCGAGAAGGCGCCGGATAAGCCCTTCGATCTGCGCGAAGTCCGCGCGGAGCAGCGCCGCAAGGCCGCCGGGGAGGAAGCGAAGTGA
- the cofC gene encoding 2-phospho-L-lactate guanylyltransferase gives MRMDQEFNTDTEPVPLPALVWSLVVPLKPLALAKSRLAGAADDRLRPRLALAFAQDTVAAALACPAVRDVAVVTDDPAAAAGLTALGARIVPDSPAAGLNAALAHGAEVVRAARPSAAVAALNADLPALRTAELARALAAASVFTRAFLTDAAGIGTTLLCARPGAELRPAFGGPSRLAHLASGATEIMSDGLDSVRQDVDTGEDLAAALALGVGRHTAGRLAAGAPAVPRKHARQGHVP, from the coding sequence ATGCGCATGGACCAAGAGTTCAACACGGACACGGAGCCGGTCCCCCTGCCTGCCCTCGTCTGGTCCCTGGTCGTACCCCTGAAGCCGCTGGCCCTGGCCAAGAGCCGGCTGGCGGGAGCGGCGGACGACAGGCTGCGGCCCCGTCTCGCCCTCGCGTTCGCCCAGGACACCGTGGCGGCCGCGCTGGCCTGCCCGGCCGTGCGGGATGTGGCGGTCGTCACGGACGATCCGGCCGCCGCGGCCGGACTCACGGCGCTGGGGGCGAGGATCGTGCCGGACTCCCCCGCCGCGGGCCTCAACGCGGCGCTGGCGCACGGCGCCGAAGTGGTGCGTGCCGCGCGCCCCTCCGCGGCGGTCGCCGCGCTCAACGCCGACCTGCCCGCATTGCGTACCGCCGAATTGGCGAGAGCGCTGGCAGCGGCTTCGGTATTTACCCGGGCATTTCTGACGGATGCGGCCGGAATCGGCACGACTTTGCTCTGTGCCCGGCCGGGCGCGGAATTGCGCCCGGCTTTCGGCGGCCCTTCGCGCCTTGCGCATTTGGCTTCCGGTGCCACGGAAATCATGTCCGACGGCCTTGATTCCGTGCGCCAGGACGTGGACACCGGGGAGGATCTGGCCGCCGCGCTCGCCCTGGGCGTGGGCCGGCACACCGCGGGCCGCCTCGCGGCCGGCGCCCCGGCCGTGCCGAGGAAGCACGCCCGGCAGGGGCATGTGCCGTGA
- a CDS encoding HU family DNA-binding protein: MNKAQLVEAIADKLGGRQQAADAVDAVLDAIVRATVAGDRVSVTGFGSFEKVDRPARYARNPQTGERVRVKKTSVPRFRAGQGFKDLVSGSKKLPKGGEVAVKKAPKGSLSGPPPTIAKSAAKKAAAKRTAAKKTTTGAKKTAAKKTTAAAKKSTAKTTAKKTTAATKKATPAKTTAKKATAKKTAPAKKATAKKAPAKKTTARKTTAKKTTSRNK; this comes from the coding sequence GTGAACAAGGCGCAGCTCGTAGAAGCGATTGCCGACAAGCTCGGCGGGCGTCAGCAGGCCGCTGACGCCGTCGACGCGGTGCTTGACGCGATCGTCCGCGCAACGGTCGCCGGAGACCGGGTCTCGGTCACCGGCTTCGGCTCGTTCGAGAAGGTCGACCGCCCCGCTCGCTACGCCCGCAACCCGCAGACCGGCGAGCGTGTCCGGGTCAAGAAGACGTCCGTGCCGCGGTTCCGCGCGGGGCAGGGCTTCAAGGACCTGGTCAGCGGCTCGAAGAAGCTCCCCAAGGGAGGCGAGGTCGCGGTCAAGAAGGCCCCCAAGGGGAGCCTCTCCGGCCCGCCGCCCACCATCGCCAAGTCCGCGGCCAAGAAGGCCGCCGCGAAGAGGACCGCGGCGAAGAAGACGACCACGGGCGCCAAGAAGACCGCCGCGAAGAAGACCACCGCGGCAGCGAAGAAGTCGACGGCCAAGACGACCGCCAAGAAGACCACGGCCGCCACGAAGAAGGCGACCCCGGCGAAGACCACCGCCAAGAAGGCCACGGCGAAGAAGACCGCCCCGGCCAAGAAGGCCACGGCCAAGAAGGCGCCGGCCAAGAAGACCACGGCGCGCAAGACCACCGCCAAGAAGACGACCTCGAGGAACAAGTAG
- a CDS encoding SCO5555 family protein, whose protein sequence is MERDSQLELYEAVAARLKEAHTTVRELQVPEGVRMALSRKLLVITAAAKHDLPGAATRLDRLMKDLEEGRFPEGG, encoded by the coding sequence ATGGAACGCGACAGCCAACTCGAGCTCTACGAGGCGGTCGCGGCCCGGTTGAAGGAAGCGCACACAACGGTGCGCGAACTGCAAGTCCCGGAGGGCGTAAGGATGGCGCTGTCCCGGAAGCTGCTGGTCATCACGGCGGCGGCGAAGCACGATCTCCCCGGCGCGGCAACGCGTCTGGACCGGTTGATGAAGGACCTGGAAGAGGGTCGATTCCCCGAAGGCGGCTGA
- the leuD gene encoding 3-isopropylmalate dehydratase small subunit has product MEAFTTHTGRAVPLRRSNVDTDQIIPAHWLKKVTRDGFEDGLFEAWRKDPQFVLNRPERSGASVLVAGPDFGTGSSREHAVWALQNYGFKAVISSRFADIFRGNSLKNGLLTVVLEQSVVDALWELTETDPTVEITVDLEKRQVLAPGITADFELDENARWRLLNGLDDISLTLQNEADIAAYEAGRPAFKPRTIDA; this is encoded by the coding sequence ATGGAAGCTTTCACCACGCACACCGGCCGGGCCGTCCCGCTGCGCCGCAGCAACGTCGACACCGACCAGATCATCCCGGCGCACTGGCTGAAGAAGGTCACCCGCGACGGCTTCGAGGACGGGCTGTTCGAGGCCTGGCGCAAGGACCCCCAGTTCGTCCTCAACCGCCCCGAGCGGAGCGGCGCCTCCGTTCTGGTCGCCGGACCCGACTTCGGCACCGGATCGTCGCGCGAACACGCCGTCTGGGCCCTGCAGAACTACGGTTTCAAGGCCGTCATCTCCTCCCGCTTCGCCGACATCTTCCGTGGCAACTCCCTGAAGAACGGCCTGCTGACAGTGGTCCTCGAGCAGTCCGTCGTGGACGCGCTGTGGGAGCTGACGGAGACCGATCCGACGGTCGAGATCACCGTCGACCTCGAGAAGCGACAGGTCCTCGCGCCCGGAATCACCGCCGACTTCGAGCTCGACGAGAACGCCCGCTGGCGACTGCTGAACGGGCTCGACGACATCAGCCTCACCCTTCAGAACGAAGCGGACATCGCGGCGTACGAGGCGGGCCGGCCGGCCTTCAAGCCCCGCACAATTGACGCCTGA